In Methanolacinia paynteri, the genomic stretch TTTTTCCAGGGGAAGAGGAAGGCAATGTGCATAAATTATCTACTGGGGGATTTTTGCAGGTTTCAGGCGTCAGGTTTGATATTAATTCAAGCGGGGAGTCTTTTACTGCCGATTTTAATAATGATACGATAATCTCGAAGGGAGACCGTATCGAGAATCTGACTGTCGTAACTACGGACGGGATTGTCCCCATAGATCCAGATGCCGTATACACAGTCGCCGTAAATGATTACCTGGCCGGCGGCGGCAACGGCTACTCGAATATCGGGGCGATCTCCGATGACGAAAAAGTGAATACCGAGATCAACGTGATCGGTCTTCTTGCAAGCGATATCCAGGAAAATTCTCCGATTTCCCCTGAGTGTGACGGAAGGATTCGGGTTTTGGGATAATTTATGGCTCTGCAGAAATCCTGTTACTTCTTTTTGTTTCAGGGTCAAACCGTCATGTTAATCAAATCAGACGGCAATCTTCATTTTTGAGATAATATGCAGAAATCGTCCGGCCTGAAATCCGTAATTGTCGTAACTTTTGTACTGGTAATAGTAGCAGTTTTCCTCTCGTCATTTGTCCCGGGTGTCGCGTTCAACGGGAATACCGGTTCATCCGGATCGGGTTATTCGGGGGATTTACGCGTGCTCACGACTCCGGATATTCATTCCCATCTATTCCCGATGAGCGATAACGATACGGGAACAAGGATCGGCAGGATTGCCGCACTTGCCGGTACTCTCGGGGAAGAAAACGACGATACCCTGTATCTGTTTGCAGGAGATCTTGGTGAGGGAGGGTTCTACAATATGTACTCCGGCGTCCCGGAGGCGAAGTCATACTCTATGGCGGGAATCGACGCAGCGGTTCTCGGGAATCATGCATTCGACTTCCCGGTTTCAGTTCTGAAGCAATGGGTTACGAATGCGTCGTATCCTGTGCTCTGCGCCAATATGGATTTCACTGATGCGGAGCTGAACGAGAGCATAAAAGATTACTTGATTCTCGATACCGCAGGCACGAAGGTCGGGGTTTTCGGGATCATTACCCCGCAGCTCGGGAAAGTCACTGAAATTCCCGAAGGCGTGATCCTGTATGAAAACACCTCGGCGATCGCGGAATCGGTAATAGATGATCTTGAAGAGCAGGGTGTCGATGTGATTATCGCCCTTACCCACCAGTATGGCGACGAGGATATCGAACTCGCCGAATCAGTTGCGGGAATCGATCTGATAATCGGCGGCCACGATCACCTTGTCTGGAACGAGACAGTCATTGCGCCCGACGGCGGGAAGACCCTTATAGTTCATGCAGGGAAGTACGGCGAGGAGACCGATTCCGTTGATCTCACATTCAGTGACGGTAAAGTTACCGGGACATCCATAGGCAGGTATGAAATAACCGAAGACCTGCCTGATGATTCAGGGATCACTTCGTTCGTAATGCCTTATTATGTGAATTATACCGCAGGTCTCTCCGGGCCGATCGGTGAAACCCTTGTCCCGCTCGATGCTACGGAGAACATAAAAACCGGTGAGACTAATCTCGGTGATCTTGTTACCGGCATAATGAGGGAAGATGTTCCCGGTGTCGATATTGCGTTTATCAATTCCGGTTCATTCCGCGGGGACTGCATAATCCCGGCAGGGAATATATCGTATCTTACTCTGGAGACCCTTCTCCCGTTTGAGGATATTATCATAAAGATCAGGATGACAGGGCAGGAGATTAAGGATACCCTTGAAAGATCCGCATCGGCGCTTGTTGCCGCCGGTGATGAGAGTGATAGTGAAAGCAGGGTTCCGTCGGGGGGATTTCTGCAGGTCTCCGGGGTAAGATTCGATCTCAACACGAGCGGCGAGCCTTTTTCCGCCGATTTTGATACGGGTACAGTGCTTTACGCAGGAAACAGGATCGAAAATCTCACGTTTGTAACCGAATCCGGTTTGGTGCCGGTTGATCCGGATGCGGTCTATGTAGTTGCCGTAAACGACTATATTGCCGGCGGGGGCGACGGTTATTCGAATCTTAAGGATATTCCCAACGACAGGAAAACGAATACCGAGATCAACCTGATCAATCTTCTTGCCACCGATATCGAAGAGAATTCTCCGATCTCCCCGGGGACTGACGGGAGGATTCGGGTTTTTTGATATAATAATCATCTCTATTCCGGATTCAGGGAAATACCCCTTTTCTTTATCGAAGAGAATACGAATTCGATCTCCCCGTATGCCTTGTCGATGAGCCCCCTGTAGTATTTCATATCGGCTGTCTTCAGGTTCCATTCGGGATCTGCGGCCCGCCTGCCGGCGTCCCTGACAACGTAGCGAATGTCCATCCCGGGAGATACGGAGATACCGTCCTCCCGGCAAACCTCAAGGAGCGTTCCGGCAATGCAACGTTTCTCGTAACTTTCACGCCCGATCCTTCGCCTGAGAAGAAATTCCGCCGCCGGTGCCTCTGTTGCGCCTTCGTAATACCTGTCGTAGATCTCCCTGGCGGCATCCTCAAGCCCGAGGAGTTCGCCGGCGGTCTTCCCGGTGCATAGCAGTGCAATCATCTCGTCCTGCATACGGCGGACATACGGCGGCATGTCCTTTCGCCTCGCCGCCGCACCCCTGATCTTCGGTTTTCCGCCGGCAAGTCTCCCGAAATACCCTGTATACGATCCTGATCCGTCCTTCTGCGGGAGGAAGCAGATCCAGTCGTAGGACTCATACTCCGTCGGGATCGAATACTTCTCTTCGACCCGCCGTTTGAATTCGACGATATCTCCGCCCTGCACCCAAACGCAGTCGACGATCCCGTGGAGAACCGGCATCCCCATCGATTCAGCGAGATCGGCGACTCCGCCCAGTATATCGGTCGCGATCGTCGTGATCTCCTCGTGCACTTCAATTCTCCCGAACTTGGCGTTCTTGTAGCCGGTATACCCGAAGCACGTGACGAGCATCCATTTCAGGAGTCCATCCATCCCGGCATAATCGGGATTGGTCTTTTTCAGGGCTTTCGTCTTCAGGCGAAACTCCAGGAGGGGGTCAAGCACGGACGGGAGAAATCCGACGATGTTCCTGTTCTCCATCGTCTCCGGCGAGAGATTGTAATTCACTATTATCGCGGGATAGAATGAAGTGAAGTCGAGCTGGTGGACGTTCTCGTATACCGACGGCTCCGGCTGGAATATGAGCCCGCCCCTGTATTCGATCCTGATCTTGTCCGAAGGGCGGATCATCTCGGCGTCCCGTTTCCTGTATGGAACCACAATCCCGCGTTTGAATGCCTCAAACTCTTCGTATTTCGATATGACCGTTCCGGGTGTGAACCTGCTCGTGAGGTTGGGCGAAACGCCGGAGAGTGCCGACGCAAGGAAGACACCCCTGAGACCTCCTTCGTGGTATATGAAGCTCTGGGCACTGTCGATTATGATCCTACCCTCTGGGATCATCGCCGGCGGTTTGTACTCGGTCCTTCCATACGAGAAGTACGACCTGCTCTTAAGCTCCCGGAACCGCCCGGTCCTGCTGAGTGAGTTGAAGATTCCCGCGTTATTTGCGATCCTGCAGATCCTGTGCATCCAGCCGTCCGCGTTCTCGAACAGGATGACATCCGGCTCGCTATCCGAGACACGGTTGATCAGCCATTCGGAAAGCTCGGCATTGTCCCCGAAGCATTTCCATTCCTTCCCTTCAGACTCCACCGAGAGCGAACGCATCTCAGTCTCCCTGTGCGGAGCAGCTCCTGCCTTAATATCCATTATGGAGAGTGGGATCTCCGGCGTGGCCGAAAAGACGTCTTCTCCGGAGTTCAGGCAGAGCCTGAGTCCGTTCTCCGCAAGATACCTCTGCTCGTTTCGTATGTCGACATTGTATAGATCGGCCGTGTATCGCGTCTGCTTCTCGATCGTATCCGCGATCTCCCGGCCCCCGAAGACTCTCCAGCCTCGTTTTTCCCCGTAGATGGTCTTAAATTTGCATTCTTCGGCGAAGCCGCGGTCTTCCAGTTCGCCTGTCATCATGTAGTGAAGGTCGGGATCGGGGAGGTGGAAGCAGAATGACGGCGGGAACTTTTTCGTGTGGCACCTGACGCCGTCCCTGTCTTTTACCCATAGTAAGACTGTGTCTCTCCTGTAGTATGCGTCGAAGATCCAGCCCCCCGTGTTTTTTTCAACCGTTCTCCCAGCTCCCGAGAGTAGTCTGCCCGGACAGGACTGTTCTGCCCTTCTCCGCGGGCCGCGGTGCGTCAGCCTCCCCTATCACCACCACCCTGTCTGCATATTTCTCCATCATCGTGAGGGCCGAATCGAACCGCCTGTGAAAGAGGACGACCGCGGCCTTCTCTGCAGTCTCCCTGCACTTCATTCCTACAGCCTCCGCGAGTTCCGGTTCGCCGTCGTAAAGGCTCGGGTCGTGCTCGAAAAGGATCAGCGAATGGCTGGATTCGTCGAGTATCTCGAAGACCTGGAAAGGATTGATCGCCCGCCTGACATGGAATATCCTTCTCCTCCGGTCGAGTTTCGGGAGGAGCACGGGGTAGTTGCCGCAGAGATAGAGGCAGAGGTTTGTCTCGTGGGGCGGGATAGCCGACGCTATCGCGGGGACAAGAGTTCCGTGCGGGGCGGCAAGGATGCTGAATGTGCCGGCTGAAAATTCGGGTATTCCGTTCCGGTCTTTGATCATCGAGGATCTGTTCCGGTGTATTCAGGTATAACCGCGGGTCGTGTGCGGTGCGAAAGTATAATCCGTCTGGTGGCAGTCTCCCTGCACCACCCCAATCGTCACGCTCATGTGTGTTAATGATCAATCCTAAAGGAATGAAGGCGCTCATTGCCGAATATACCGTTTTCAACGATCCCGGCCTTGCACCGGAGGGAAGAGCGATGCTTAGGGTGCTCAGCGAGAGTTTCGAACGCTGCGGGTATGAAGTTTTATCCCCAGAGAAAGGTGACTTTGCAGAGGAGATCGGGCGTCTGGCTCCCCAGTGCGATGTCGGGCTTGTAATCGCACCGGACGACATACTATGGCGGTTCACGAAGATCGTGGAGGACAATACGAGAAATATCGGCTGCGGCAGCCTGAATATTGCGCTCTGTTCGAACAAGCGCCGGACCGGGGAAATGCTTTCGTCGCAGGAGATCGCGGTCCCGAAAGAGATAGACGAAGGTATCAGGCTCATCAAAAAGATCAACGGCGTCGACGGGCAGAATATGAGGCTGGCGGACGAGGAAC encodes the following:
- a CDS encoding bifunctional metallophosphatase/5'-nucleotidase, with product MQKSSGLKSVIVVTFVLVIVAVFLSSFVPGVAFNGNTGSSGSGYSGDLRVLTTPDIHSHLFPMSDNDTGTRIGRIAALAGTLGEENDDTLYLFAGDLGEGGFYNMYSGVPEAKSYSMAGIDAAVLGNHAFDFPVSVLKQWVTNASYPVLCANMDFTDAELNESIKDYLILDTAGTKVGVFGIITPQLGKVTEIPEGVILYENTSAIAESVIDDLEEQGVDVIIALTHQYGDEDIELAESVAGIDLIIGGHDHLVWNETVIAPDGGKTLIVHAGKYGEETDSVDLTFSDGKVTGTSIGRYEITEDLPDDSGITSFVMPYYVNYTAGLSGPIGETLVPLDATENIKTGETNLGDLVTGIMREDVPGVDIAFINSGSFRGDCIIPAGNISYLTLETLLPFEDIIIKIRMTGQEIKDTLERSASALVAAGDESDSESRVPSGGFLQVSGVRFDLNTSGEPFSADFDTGTVLYAGNRIENLTFVTESGLVPVDPDAVYVVAVNDYIAGGGDGYSNLKDIPNDRKTNTEINLINLLATDIEENSPISPGTDGRIRVF
- a CDS encoding type B DNA-directed DNA polymerase, encoding MTHRGPRRRAEQSCPGRLLSGAGRTVEKNTGGWIFDAYYRRDTVLLWVKDRDGVRCHTKKFPPSFCFHLPDPDLHYMMTGELEDRGFAEECKFKTIYGEKRGWRVFGGREIADTIEKQTRYTADLYNVDIRNEQRYLAENGLRLCLNSGEDVFSATPEIPLSIMDIKAGAAPHRETEMRSLSVESEGKEWKCFGDNAELSEWLINRVSDSEPDVILFENADGWMHRICRIANNAGIFNSLSRTGRFRELKSRSYFSYGRTEYKPPAMIPEGRIIIDSAQSFIYHEGGLRGVFLASALSGVSPNLTSRFTPGTVISKYEEFEAFKRGIVVPYRKRDAEMIRPSDKIRIEYRGGLIFQPEPSVYENVHQLDFTSFYPAIIVNYNLSPETMENRNIVGFLPSVLDPLLEFRLKTKALKKTNPDYAGMDGLLKWMLVTCFGYTGYKNAKFGRIEVHEEITTIATDILGGVADLAESMGMPVLHGIVDCVWVQGGDIVEFKRRVEEKYSIPTEYESYDWICFLPQKDGSGSYTGYFGRLAGGKPKIRGAAARRKDMPPYVRRMQDEMIALLCTGKTAGELLGLEDAAREIYDRYYEGATEAPAAEFLLRRRIGRESYEKRCIAGTLLEVCREDGISVSPGMDIRYVVRDAGRRAADPEWNLKTADMKYYRGLIDKAYGEIEFVFSSIKKRGISLNPE